From the Drosophila willistoni isolate 14030-0811.24 chromosome 2L unlocalized genomic scaffold, UCI_dwil_1.1 Seg168, whole genome shotgun sequence genome, the window CAGGTCTatgttacatatgtatgtacatagagGCGATTTTAACATACCAATTCACCCTATgtgtgcatggtataaaaactgaaaaaaccTTTTTTGCTCGCCACTTTCGCCGTCACCCtcaaaacttaaactttttcgGACAATTTTAAGAGAAATCCGAAAAcccttaaaaaaaattgacttttaCCAACTCTGAACCTTTATCACTGAAATCTCGCGTAAGCCCAATGGTCCATAAGTATTGCACTACCGTGAAAATGTTCCATCTAAGGAAAAAAATGTAGGCAATGATTgacaaaaaggaaacagaaagaaacaaatatttaaataatttttgtctcgcggcaaaaaaaaggagaaaaaaaacaagagtGAGCCTCAGCcaattttgaaattcaaaaaatttggAAAGGAAAGGCCGAACTTCAATCTCTCCTGTGATGGgctaatagaaaaatttaagagTCTTTTTAATGAACGTAATGTGGACGCTAAAGAGGGctcaaattgtaaaaaaaaaaaggtaaaaagtGCTCTAAGGACGATCAATCAATTTGGACAAGAAATATCCTCAAGTATGAGCAGCTTTAATTTAGGGAAAATAGTAGCCCATCTAATTAAATATCGCGGTATATCCCTATTGGATAAACAATGTATATGGAATACAGCGGTGAAAAATATAGCCATTGTCATGAAGTCACAGCACGGGACGAATACTCGCACACTATTGTTATCAGAAAAATGATAATTATACCTTGTCGCACTTTAAAACCGAATGCGAATTTAGGAGTAGAATATGAATCAGAAGGAATTTATAAGcgaataaatgaattaaaatatttcaaaattgtctCTTTAAATGGagatttaaaaagaaaaaaaatggaatatAATTGAAAATGCATGGCAAGATTCCATTAGAAGGGCAATATTTTAAACGAAcaataaaggaaaaaattaGATGTTATCCCGGCGGATGCAAGTAATGAATGAACTACTTTAAAGTCTTGAAGCAATATTTATACGCTTTCGGGTCAAAGCCTACTTGGTGCCAATATGGCAACATCTGTGTGCCACGAACAGTGCTGCCAGATTTTGGGAGACACCACAAGCTAGATTGAGGAAAAAGCTAGAATAAGCTAAAGAtaaaaaagctaaaaattaAGCTAAccataaaaaacaacaaaaataattgatattttaattttatgaaagtatttatttcatttattaattCCGCATATTTGGCggatgatttaatttcttaaccgttatatattaaataatttaaaatttcaaaaacaaattaagcatAAGCTTAATATTGCGTTCAAACTTTTTAAGCACATTTTGTTGCGCAAATTGGTTTTGCAAAATATTCATTTGGCTGAATACTCTCTCAACCGCAGCATTTGACCATGGCAACGAAAGAATGTGTCAGTTACTCGAAAACTTTGCTTTGGCCAACATTCTTGTAAACTAATACGATGATTTTTGTCCTATTTATCGATAAAAGTTACCAAAACTTACAATacaatcaaaaaacaaaatttctacATTTTGTAAGTCGAAATAagctaaatgaaatttaaaataagcTATATTTCAAGCTATaagcattttaattattttccaagctaattgattttaaaataagctAAATCTAGCTTAAAATAGGCCAATATGGCAACACTGGCCACGAAAGCGGATGCATTGGACGAatgaaataaaacattttgatttattgaatatttttcttgGGCCCGATTCACACTGGCGACCATCAGCCATCTCTTTGGGGATTTTGCCGTGCCAAAATTTTACCATCCATTTCAGCATTAAAAATAGACGTTCCTTTCTCAGGCGGTTCTATTGGCctttttatcgatattttgcGAATACAACACTACAATTTTGTCATTCACTGAAAAACACGTGCCTTTCGCAgcaaaaatgtaaacaatgaatgaagcaaaacaaacaaagaaacaaaattttattaaattgcaAAGGGTTAACAAATGTCTGTCCAATCTGAAGAGAATGTTCGTTGCGGAGTTTTAATATGACGACGATTGATTTTGTATGACATTTTCGACAACATCGAACTTTCGAACATAAATCTACATGTGAAAAAATTATCTGAATTGTTTACATATttaattcgtttatttttttattgtagaCAATAATGCCGATTGGttcttacatacatatatgtatgtatatgtatatttacaaATGGAAATGCAAACAATAAATTTAGGTTAAATTTAGTGGAAACGCTACTGATGGGATGCTTATaagacagacacacacatatgtatgtatacatggGTATGTGtgtacacatatgtatgtatattaaaacaTGGGCATGGGCCAGGTAAATGTATCGGGAATGGCTATTATTAAAACAGTTGcagaaattataaatttttatttttctcggTACACCTTGAAACACTTCTGCCCATGGCATCTGTAAAATCAGATGTTAGGAATGCTGGATGGGGCCTGTGGAAATAACTTCTTCACATCCACCGTTAATTCCAACCGTTACCCACAGATGGAACGAGTGGGAATCGGGCCTTAGGCACACATCGAGCTTTCCCCAGCAGTAACGTGACctaaaatttaagaaattaaattttgccgttaaaaaaactaaaattttttcaGGCGTGAGAGCGATAGAGATTAAAAAGGCAACACCTATCATATGAAAGTGTTGGAGAGTCCGCAATTACTAGATTTCGTGGCCATTCTCAGTAAACATAAAAtcgatttgatttttatagCAACACAGCATCACCGACATACGAAGTATATTTATTCTTAATCACGGCGAGACGTCTGTCTGTTCTTCCGTCTAAATCAACGCAATCTTTTCCTAGACCGCTGAACGACCGACAGCGCTGAAATTTTGACTCCCTCAGAAACAGATAAccttgttatttttttgtctattgtcataaaaattaatatttgtcagtttaacATTACTGTTTAGATTGGATGATTACTCTTAAAAGATatcatataaacaaaaaatttacaaatacaATAAAGTAATACAGTTTTATTGAAAAGTTACTTAAAAAGATAACAATTTTGTGGGTCTTTTATAATACTTACAAGTCTTGTTAATACCATCTCTATTTAATTATGAAAATCCATTGAAATTGTTCTTTCGAAATCCCATTagaagtaaaaataatttgATATTTAAGGTAGCACTTGCATTTGAGTTAATGTTAATTAGGCTCAAGTGCATTTGAAACTTAGGGCATGAGGAAGACAGAATTCCTAGTCTGTGATAGGGACTCAACTTCAGGTGCATTAACTCCTGTCCCATACATACATCAAAATTTAAACACATGCAGAGGGAAAAAGGAAATAACAACTTATCTTTCCCTCGGTTCATCTTTCTCTCCTTCTTGCTGCCTGTctgagagagatagatagacagTTAGGAGGGGTGGGGAGTAACAAGCAATTTGTTTTACCACGAGTAATTTGTCTTCAAAAAGCAAATGTTTTGCAATTTGTTAACAAGAACATTTTTTCGCTTCgcttttacttttctttatttttggtctTGCTGTTTGCCAAGTTTGGTTGTTTGTTTACAACAACCTCCTTATATACCCCTCCTCCACTTCGTATTTTCCAGCCCCTGTTCTACACTCTTAGTCTTCATGCcgaaaaaggcaaaaagagagaaaagcaaatgaaaactGTACAACGTTGAATCCTGGCCTAAGTGATAAGAAGGCAAATGTGTTTTGTCTCTCCTACTTGTATCCTCCGTTTCCTTCTTTGCCTCTTGACTCTATATTTCTATCGTCCTTCTTataataaatgatttttaagCCAAAAATTGAAAGTAAATACACATTGCTCACACATGGGTGTAGCCAGATCCAAGTGGGGTCTAGGCCACGTATTTGGAATGTGTACTTTTTAGAATCAATTTTTCCATTTATCCCTAATAGGAATGTAGAAGTCGTTTGAAGAAAGTCCCTTTAAGATATTAAATTACCAAACAAGTTTCcaagaaatgaatgaatggagTTCCTGAGACCACACTAAAACAGATTTCAAGTGAAAGGATTGACCGCAACAATAACTGGCCAGGCTTTTCTATGAAAAAGCTGTTGAATAGAAAAAGCACCAGCACTGAAAAACCACCTCAAATACCGGTGTCCTAGCTCACTTCCTTGGGGCATACAAACAACAATCACTGTCAGGCGCAAGCAGAGTATCAAAAACTGAATTGCTGAACTTGGCAGAACTTACTCGATGACTGTGGGTAGTCAGCTCCATTTTCCTCCGACTAACCAAGGAGAATTTGTGGGGGCAATCATCTATTGAATTGGATTGCATCTACAGAATACGAATGCGCTTGGCAAAATACATGAATGgaagtattttcatttaataaaatatgtatgtacgctAAGTTGGGGTATTAATACAGTATATGTTTTATTACTGCTAATCTCATCAACTAAAACGAAGTATAGTGTAAAATTTATATCTGAAactattaaaataaaaaaacgcCAAAGTAGCAGCAGGTGACAAATCTAGAATATATctgtaataaaataaaacttatttttgattgttaaataaattatttttgattgTTAAATATGATTATTAAATaaagtgttttatttttaataggACTTAACGAATTGAAGCTTTTATAAGCACAGTAAAGCCGTATACAAGAGTTTTTGATTGTTGCTTCGGAATTATCCTTCAAGAGGATTGATTAAAAGAATAGGACTAATATTTtgaagcaaaataaataaagaattagtttttttgagaaaaatatgtaaaactCGCCGCGTTTAATAACTAATGGAAATTCATCTCGACTGTGATTTAATTCCAGATCTTTTTAGTCGAAGTCAGTTTAAAATTAGCTAAATCTTAAGATGTGAGTTCTATTTTAGTGTTAACACATCCTTGAAACTATAATGGAATAGGTAAGAACATTATTGCTGAAACATGAATCCACCAATATCAGCGATTGTGGTAACCAGATAAGAAATAGggtatattaaaataatataacaaaataaagtTGCCCATATGAGACTTAAGACCTATAAACATCAAGTGGTATAATAGACATGTAAAATGTGTAAGTAAATCAAGTCTCTTTCAAATTATCGCTTAATATTATATAAGAAAACTTTTTGTGCAGTAACATTTTATTGACCTactaaatgtaaaaaaaaagtatatactGATATCGGCGCAACAACTTACTTAATTTGGACGATTACAAacctttaatttttattagaaattaaattttttacaaATGTCACCATGGAAACGTTGGAGTTAATTTGACTGATTAGTATTAAGTATTAAGTATTTCGTGGCAAGCGGATTAGCAGCAACCTGCATTCTCATCGCAGTCACATTTTTTCAGCTCTTCGTCGTCCTCTTCGCAAGTATCGTCAGATCCGTAGATGGATTTGCGTATATAGCGAGCTATCAGCTCTTGAGGTCGTGACTGCCACTCACCCATCGTTTCCGGTGATGCGGTAACCTGCGTATGCAATTATGGGGTTGTTAAATATTAGTTATGTCTAAAAATAACAGACCTGATCATTCTCTAAACGATTGACAATGGTAAAACAAACAACGGCTGCCCTTATTCCGGCCCTGTGGGTTATAGCGGCAAAACCCAAGCTTTCCATTTCAATATTGGTAACACAATTGTCAGCCAACTTCTGGAGGTAGGCCTTCTTCGCCTCGACCGTATAGTCACAGAATGCCCCATCGAGACGTGACTGACCTTCGTAGAAGTCATGGGCGCACATGGTCTTGCCCAGTATGGTATCATAATCGGCATTACAAGAATCAGCAATGGAATGCAGCTCCTTGGCTAGATCCTCGTCCAATTGAGCGGGGTACTGGACAGGCTTTCCGTGGACTATCACTTCATACTTGGGTGTAAGCTCGGCATTAACGGCTTCTTTGGTGATTATGACAGTTCCACTTTCCAATCCGATTCCGCCGCAGCTGCCAATTCTAATGAATACCGGATCGTGACACTTGGCATGGTGCATCATTTTAATAAGCTCATTCAGCACAATACTTAACGATGGGCAGCCGATTCCATGACTAACGCATAGCACTGGACCCGCCTTAAACATGGCATAACGATGACCACCTGCAGCCAAATCTTTCAATTTGACAGCCGCATTCAATTTCAGTCCAATGGCCTCCATAAAATACGATGCAAATTTCTCAGCCCGTTGGGCTGGGCCACTTAGGCAAACAAACTGCGAATAAAGCTAGTGAAGCAGCCAAAAGATGTTCAAAATGAGAGGCCACTTACTCGTACATCGCCAAAAACATTTGGGAAATTCGTGCTCTCCGTATCCATCCCCAGGTGGTACAAGAAGTCTGGATTAAGGCATTTTATACAGGGATTCAAATTTCGCAACGTACTCTCCTTGGTTTCAGATCCAGACTGCCCCTCCTGTTTGCAGTTATCCTTCACCTGTTTAACCAGTAGACATAGCTGTTTGTTCTGTGCTCGAACCAATGCTGTGGAGGAACAGGTAGTAAGTTGCCTGCAAGGTAATCATTTGTCTCATTGGTCACCTTTCAACTGGCACACTTCTCGTGCCAACATGCAGTTGCTTGAAGTCTTCTTAGacattttgtttgaatttcaattttgcCTGATTTGtttccaaaaatatatatatataaatgataGATGAATCCAGGTTAAAaagaattaatttaaaataagttCTCAATACAAGCTAATTactttgcaaaaatatattttacattttatataGTATACATATTCTTGCTAATCATGAGCAAAAGAGTtggtaatttatttaataaaatatttcacaatGTCAGTGGTAAGAAATTTCTCTTAATAAAAGGAAATTCTTTTAAAACTATTTGAAAGAAATTTATTGATggaactaacaaatatttattaagaaatatttcatttagtagaaaaattgcaaaatcctCTTAAAGTTAGCTTAGTGAGAATGTGTAATAATAAAGGAAAATGATATAAAATACTAAAATGTtggaaaaacgaaaaattcaAGGAATAAACTACCAGAAACGGTGTCCTTTTTAAGGAGCGGACACTTTGTAACACGAACCACTTTAGTTAAACGCATCGAAActatttctaaatgtttaaattaaaatgctcTTAGTGTAgttattatttcgttttcagtATGTAATATTTAAAACCTAACTACAAAAGTTACAAGGCATTGGAGAGCTAAACTTGATGTTATAATTGAAGTGAATACAGTTATATATTAGaattttatcaaatttaaaaagaacttaattattttttgagttgatatatgtagatataggTAGACTTAGACAATGGCTTCacttaaataaatgtatagaTTTTATTACATACTTACAGAATATATACTACGTAAGTCGAAATGAACGTGTTAACCTATAATTGTATTATATCATGCGTTTCTAATGACTGTGTCTGCATTTGGATTGACTTTTTCTGATTGATTCTTATCAATGTATTCTGCAACTCGCAATTCTTTTTGGTCAGCACTTGTTTTGGCAAAAAATCTAAGGATATGTGGAAATGTATTTATCACGTTTGAataagaaagcaaaaaaacaaaatcaagtTCAATGATACAGATACTTTACTTTTTCAGTTATTCAGACAATATTAAGGAAATAGAATTGCAATTTGATATGGCCACGTTCCGCTTGAGCCAGAAACTGAACAAAAATTGAGCCAAGTCTGGGATACGACATTGACATACCTTATACTAACCAAATAAAAAGATTTGCTTCTTAATTCATAGACATAGCTTTGTAGTCTGTTTTCAAGAAATGTCGATAAGCTTAGTACTTAACTTTCCCTTGAGTCACACATATATTGACTCTGTTGTCCAATTAGTCTATTAGTATAGGGTATTAAAACTAAAGGAAGCTTAAAATCAACTTGTTGAACATTTTACATATGGCAAGTGAAAAGCAGGGACCCCCTGAAATTCAATTAGCATTCTGAATGAAAGCACGTTAATTGGTTGAGAGTACTGAACCGATATCTATGGATGGGGGTGAATCGAAAAATAAATCTCATACGAAATACGAATTCCAATACGTATacaaaaaaaccacaaaactCTACTAATGGCCGTGTGCAGCTGGATTGCAGTATCATTTATGCTGTGTGGTTTTGTACGATTGGCCAAAGAGGATATGGGTCTGGTCCGTGGCAAAGGCCTTGGCACTTTAATCTTCATTCACTAGCATGAAATGCATGAAATTGTTTGTCCTCGAGCCATCCTTACATACTTACATTCATATATtatataggtatgtatgtatataagtatgaCTAAACTACATATCTACTTATTTGCATAGACAACGATAAAGAGATGAagagcaaaagcaaaatgcaaaaggAAAGGTCTTTGAATTATTCCTTCTTTCTTTGCCTCTGTCCCAGTCCCAGTCCCAGTCCCAGTCTCGGTCTCGTCTCCACTcaatttttatgcttttatGCGTTACAATTTGAACTTTAACACCTTCAATGACAGGACCAACCGAATGACCTCAGGCGCAATTTTGTGTAAATaacaagaaaataacaaaaaacaacctCAGGCCAACTAAACAAGGCAGACACGTCCCACATCTACAGCCACAgccacatccacatccacatccataTCCTTTTTCCGAAAGGACaatgcgtgtgtgtttgtgtgctaGTGTGTGCGAGTGTTGAGTGagttgttcttgttgtagTTGGCCATTATGCgcataaaatatataagagGGTCCTTTCACAATGGCTGCATAAATCTGCTGCTGAAAGAAGACTTCACTTCTTTCACTCTCCTCCTGACAGCTTAAAGatttattttaacatttttattattagttCGGGTCTGGACGAACCGCCTTCTCATCCAACCCATCATCATCTCCCCATTTTtgcttcttgtttttttgcgGTCAAGCTGCATTAGTTTTACAACAAATTGCTTAAAATGGCATTGCAAATTGAGCCAGAACTTTAACTGTATTGAAACTTGATTGAGTATACAATATACGtatacatacctatatattttatatactatataagtatatatggACTTTAT encodes:
- the LOC6642201 gene encoding uridine phosphorylase 1 → MSKKTSSNCMLAREVCQLKALVRAQNKQLCLLVKQVKDNCKQEGQSGSETKESTLRNLNPCIKCLNPDFLYHLGMDTESTNFPNVFGDVRFVCLSGPAQRAEKFASYFMEAIGLKLNAAVKLKDLAAGGHRYAMFKAGPVLCVSHGIGCPSLSIVLNELIKMMHHAKCHDPVFIRIGSCGGIGLESGTVIITKEAVNAELTPKYEVIVHGKPVQYPAQLDEDLAKELHSIADSCNADYDTILGKTMCAHDFYEGQSRLDGAFCDYTVEAKKAYLQKLADNCVTNIEMESLGFAAITHRAGIRAAVVCFTIVNRLENDQVTASPETMGEWQSRPQELIARYIRKSIYGSDDTCEEDDEELKKCDCDENAGCC